GCAGGAGTTTCTCGCGGAAGTGACAAGCGGGAATAGCAACCGGCAGCTTGAAGAGTTCGGAGATGTCTTATTTTCATTCGTCAATGTAGCCCGGTTTTATTCCATTCATCCAGAGGAGGCTTTGGCTAAAGCAAATGAAAAATTCTGCCGCCGTTTTTCTCACGTTGAGAAGCGAGTAAAAGCCAGCGGAAGAGCTTTTCAGGAGTTTACATTAAGTGAGCTGGACGCCTTTTGGGAAGAGGCGAAAAAAACAGAACGGTAAAAGGAGAAGAGCAGATGAGTACAATGAGACTGGACAAGTTTTTAAAAGTATCAAGAATTATCAAAAGAAGAACATTGGCCAAGGAAGTCGCCGATCAGGGAAGAATCACGATCAACGGCATTGCCGCCAAGGCAAGCTCCAATGTGAAGGTAGGGGATGAGCTGTCCATTCGTTTAGGGCAGCGCCTGCTTACTGTTCGCGTGGAGCGATTGCAAGAAACAACTAAGAAGGAGGAAGCGGCGGGAATGTACCAGCTGCTGAAGGAAGAAAGAGTTAACGAATAATCGAAGGGTTTTATGAAGAATTTATCCTCTTCCCCACATAGTTTGATTCTTCTCTGCATACATTTAGTGGCAAAGCTTGTACTTTGTACGAATGAGATGAGGGGGAGAAGAAATGACGCAATTATATGATTCTGCTGATAAAGGTACGGCCGCGGAACATGATGTGGTCATGCGGGGAAGAAGGGTAATGGAAATCACAGGTGTGAAGCAAGTAGAGAGCTTTGACAGTGAAGAATTTTTGCTGCTGACGGTCATGGGAACCCTCACAGTGAAAGGGCAGAATTTGCAAATGAAAAACTTGGATGTCGATAAAGGGCTGGTTGCGATCAAAGGACGGATCTTCAGTT
The Bacillus xiapuensis DNA segment above includes these coding regions:
- the yabP gene encoding sporulation protein YabP, which produces MTQLYDSADKGTAAEHDVVMRGRRVMEITGVKQVESFDSEEFLLLTVMGTLTVKGQNLQMKNLDVDKGLVAIKGRIFSFDYSDHPSGEKSKGLFNKLFK
- a CDS encoding RNA-binding S4 domain-containing protein, producing the protein MRLDKFLKVSRIIKRRTLAKEVADQGRITINGIAAKASSNVKVGDELSIRLGQRLLTVRVERLQETTKKEEAAGMYQLLKEERVNE